The stretch of DNA AATATATTAATCTTTTAAAAAACGTATAAAGAATTCGTATTCCTAATAGAATGTACAAAACAACTAAAGTGGTGAGGATATGCGATGGAAGTAACGAACTATGTAGAGATAAAAGGTATGCATTGCGCTGCTTGTGCTGTAAGAATCGAGAAGGCTGTTGGGAAAATAGATGGCGTGACACATGTTAATATCAATTTAACAACTGAAAAAGGTCGTATTACTTTTCAGAAAGAACGGACAGGCATTTCGGAAGTGATCAATAAAATTAATAAAATTGGATTTGAAGCGAAAGAAATCATAGTGGAAAATGTCCCGACTGATCGTGAAAAGCGTAAAGAAATTAAGATCCTTCAATGGAATTTTTTTATTTCTGCTTTGCTTACTTTCCCTTTAGCATGGGCCATGTTTGCTCATTTCGAGTGGGCTTCCTTTATACAGGTTCCAAAGCTATTTATTAATCCGTTGTTCCAATTAGGCATTACGATCCCAATTCAGTTTATCATTGGGTTCCCGTTTTATGAAAGAGCTTGGAAGGCACTCAAAAATAGAAGTGCAAATATGGATGTATTGGTTGTATTAAGTACAACAGCGGCCTTTTTTTATAGTCATTATCTTACCGTTTCTTCTTTATTTTCAAAAAATCCTTCTCATTCTATTTGGCTGTTCTATGAAACAAGTGCATTTATTATTACATTCGTTTTACTAGGAAAGCTGCTAGAAGCAAAGACAAAATTGAAAACAACAGAGGCAATAAAAAAACTGTATCAATTACAAACCAAAACAGCTACATTGTTTGCGAATGGAAGAGAATTGAAGCTGCCAGTTGAGAACCTTTCTATCGGAGATGTCGTTTTGCTAAAACCGGGTGAAAAAGTTCCTATTGATGGACAAGTTATTAAGGGGAATTCACTGATTGATGAATCTTTGTTAACAGGCGAAAGCATTCCAGTTGAGAAGGGGATAGGGAAGTTTGTCTACGCTGGAACCATGAATCAGAATGGTGTTTTGACGATTAAAGTAACAAAGATAAACTCTGAAACGACTTTATCGCAAATAATTCGTATCGTAGAGGAGGCGCAATCCTCTAAAGCTCCTATTCAACATATAGCAGATAAAATTACGGGGATCTTTGTTCCCATTGTGATTATGATTGCGGTCCTGACATTTGTCGCTTGGTATTATGTTTATCTGCCAGGACATTTTTATGAGGCTTTAGAAAAGGTGATTACTGTCTTAATTATTGCCTGCCCTTGTGCACTTGGGCTGGCAACACCTACATCCGTTATGGTAGGGAGTGGACGAGCTGCCCAATTGGGAATTCTGTTTAAGGAAGGGAAATTTCTCGAATTGCTTTGTAAAAGTAATGTCGTCATTTTTGATAAAACAGGAACGATTACAAAAGGTGAAGCGAATATAACGAATATGTACGTGGAGCATTTCAGTGAAAATGCATTTTTAGAGATTATCGGTGCAGCTGAAAGTGCCTCCAATCACCCTCTAGCAAAAGCTATTGTAAAAAATGTGCATACGAAAATAAAGACCTTGCCAAGTGCAAGTCAAGTGCTGAACCTTCCAGGATATGGAGTAAAGGCCTCGGTTCATGGTAAGGAAGTGGTGATCGCGAATCCAAGGTATTATATGGAGAAAAATATACCCCTTCCTATTAAGGCTAATAATCTAGTAAAGGAATTAGAGCAAGAAGGAAAGACCGTAATGGTGGCCGTCATTAATTCAAAATTTGCCGGTATTATTGCGGTTGCTGATGAAGTAAAGTCATCTTCGAAAAAGGCTATTTTATTCCTGAAAAAACTTGGAATCGAAGTAATTATGCTGACAGGTGATAATCAAAATACTGCTAGGTCTGTTGCTCAAAAGGTCGGAATTCATAAATTTCGCGCAGAAGTAACACCTCAAGAAAAGGCAGAGATGATTAAGCATTTACAAAAAAAGGGCAATCGGGTTGCGATGGTAGGAGATGGAATTAATGACGCGCCTGCACTAGCTGTTGCAGATGTTGGAATAGCAATTGGAACCGGATCAGACATTGCCATTGAATCGGGAAATGTGACGATTATAACAGGTGATTTAATGCGGGTTGTCGATGCATTTACAATTAGCAAAAGAACGATGATCAATATAAAGCAAAACTTTGTCTGGGCGTTTTTTTATAATATTTTCATGATCCCTTTCGCGATGCTAGGCATTATGCCTCCTTGGCTGGCAGGAGCAGCAATGGCATTAAGCTCTGTTTCGGTTGTATTAAATTCACTTAGGTTAAGAAATGCTTAGGGCCTGCCACTCTGTTTAGGTTGAAAGTACTTGATGTTTTCAATGATCGAGAAGCAACAGGTACTTTGAAAAAGGAGCAGTCATCATTTTGACTGCTCCTTTCTATCCTAAATATGGAAATACCGAAAGAATATAAGTTTAATATTGTTTTAGGAACGTGTACAAATACCTGCGATCCATGTCGCAATATCATCAAAGACTTCCTCTCGGTTTGTTTCATTTAATATTTCATGACGTGCGCCTTCATAAAGTTTAATTGAAATATCTCCAATCCCAGCACGTTCGTATTGCTGATAAACTTGTGTTACACCTTTTCCGTTTTTACCAACAGGATCTTTATCTCCGGCAATTAAAAATAATGGAAGTGTCTTTGGTATTTTATTGATTTCTTCTGGACGATGGATTGTTAATAATCCAGTTAATAAATCTACGAAAAATCCAGCTGAAAAAATATTTCCGCATGCAGGATCAGCTATATATAGATCAACTTGCTTCTCGTCTCGGCTTAACCAATCGAAGGAGGTACGAGATGGTTTGAACTGTTTATTAAAGCTTCCAAAAGAGAGTTGATCTAACATGGGACTGGCTGTTCGCCTGCCTTTTTTTCGACATTCTCTCTCAGCAATGAACCTGCCCACTTTTCCAACTAATCCCGGATTCCCTCCAGTAGCACAGAAAATAGCGCCTGCAAGTTGATTGCCAAAAAGCTGAACATAACGTCTAGCGATAAATGATCCCATACTATGGCCAAATAAAATTATGGGGGCAGAAGGATGGTCTGTTTGGATAAGATCTGTGAGTTGCTTTACATCGCGAACGACCTGTTCAAAACCTTCAGAATCAGTAAAATAACCGGCATCTTCTTGTTTTTTTGCTGTTTGTCCATGCCCACGATGATCGTGACCGTATACAAGATAGCCTCTTTCCACTAAGTAGCGGGCAAAGTCTTCATAACGTAAAATATGTTCTGCCATTCCGTGAGCAATTTGAACAATTCCATTTATTGTTTCATTCTTAGGATCTGCCCATTTACAATAGAAAATCTCTGCACCATCTGCTGCTTGGAATGTAAAGTCTTCTCGTATCATAACGATTACCCACCTCATTTTTTATCAGCTATATTAATATCAAAATATTTTAAGGGATTAATATTATTGCGAAGTATTTCTTCTTATTGTATAACTAAATTACCATATTTAGACTTTTCTTGAAATAACGATTTTACCACAGGGAGGGAACTATTCATATGTTAATTAAGCCAAAGAAATTAGAGACAGGAGATTTAGTTGCGACAGTAAGCCCTTCATGGGGAGGGGCAGGTGACCCAGAACTTAGATGGCGTTATGAGCAAGGTGTTAGGAGATTAGAAGAAGTGTTTGGGCTAAGGGTTGTTCCAATGCCTAATAGCTTAAAAGGCAGTGAATATCTTTATCATAATCCGCAAGCTCGTGCGGAAGATTTGATGAATGCCTTTAAAGATAAGAGCATTAAAGCAATATTTGCGAATATTGGAGGAGAGGATAGTATTCGCTTGCTTCCTTATATTGATTTCAATGTTATTAAGGAGAATCCTAAAATTTTTGTGGGTTATTCTGATGTGACGATTTCACATTTATTTTGCCATCGGGCGGGTATTTCTTCTTTTTACGGTCCAGCGATTTTAGTAGATTTTGCAGAAAATGTAGAGATGGATCCCTATACAGTTGAAATGGTAAAGCGGACTTTCTTTTCAAATGAAGTGATTGGTGAAATTCCATCAGCTAAAGAATGGACGAGTGAGTTTTTGGAATGGGATGAAGTGAATAAGAATCGTCGGCGCAAGATGAAACAGAACTCGGGTTGCGAAATCCTTCAAGGATCAGGTGTTGTTAAAGGACGTTTGGTTGGAGGCTGTATGGAAGTGCTAGAGTTTGCTAAAGGAACCGACATTTGGCCCGCTCAGAAATATTGGGAGGATAGTATCCTATTCTTTGAAACCTCTGAAGAAAAGCCAGACCCAGGATTAATAAAGTATTGGCTGCGTAATTATGCGGCACAAGGCATTCTGCAAAGAGCGAATGGAATTATCTTTGGAAAGCCACTAGAAGAGATGTATTATGAAGAATATAAAGCAGAGATTCAAAGAGTCATGATGGAATATGATTTGGTAGATTTGCCGATTCTCTATAACATGAATTTTGGTCATACAGAGCCGAAGTTTATTTTACCGTATGGCGCTATGGCAGAGATAAATTGTGATAAGGGGACTTTTGCAATTTTGGAAAGCGGAGTACAGTAGATAATATTAAATAAAAACGGCCTCTTAAGATAAGTGTCTAAGAGGTCGTTTTTGTATTTTTAACATTCTTTTAGCCTAATGGGTGAACACCATTACTTACGTGAATGAACTTTCTCACCTTGTACCCAAACCTCACGAATGTTTTCTGGTCGAGTCAGATACATAATCTTTTGGAAGACATCATGTAAATCTTCATTTGCATCATAAATAGGTAGTTTAGCAGAATCTAATGCCGTATCGATAATCTGCACATCCCAAGTATAGTTTTCTGCTAAGCGCCCGATTGGTAAGCTTAAACTTTCACCACCGCCGGCAGTTGCGAAATAGAATGCTTCATTAATTGTGATGCGAGATTTTGGCATTCCGCGTTCTTGAGCAGGAAGAGTTGTATTCACTCCATCTTCTAACATTCTGGATGATATGACTGCTTGTCTAGCATTATCAAAAAGACTAGGTGAGAAGCCACCAGAAATGTCTGATCCTAAACCAATTTCAACACCCTTTGCATGCAAATGAGCGATTGGAATGACACTATTGGCAAAGTAAGCATTTGAGATGGGGCAATGGCAAACAGCGGTACCTGTTTCAGTAAATAAACCTGCATCGTCATCATCTAAGAAATTACAATGCGCCATGACAGACTTATCACGTAATAGACCAAAATCATGTAAAGCAAACGCGTCGTTCTTATTAAAGCGATCTTGCACATAGCCGTGCTCCCAATCACTTTCGCTGCAGTGAGATTGGACGTACGTATCATACTTCGCAGCTAATTCTCCTAAACCTTTTAACGCATCGTCGGTACAGCTTGGAATAAAGCGCGGCGTCACGACTGGATAAACACCCTGTTTTGTTGATTTCGCGAGTTCTTTGACAGCTAAAATAAATTCCTCTGTATCCGCTAATGCTGTTGGTGTATCAGCGTCACGATAATAGTCTGGGCTTTGTTCAGGATTGTCCATAACCACTTTTCCAACTAAACCGCGCTGTCCTTTTTCAGCGCAAATTTCGGCCAGTAATAAACTGGCTTCTTTATGAACAGTGGCAAAATAAAGTGCCGTCGTTGTTCCGTTTGCTAGGAGGGTGCTTACGACATCCTGGTAGACATTTTTCGCAAAATCTAAATCCGCAAATTTAGACTCAATTGGGAAGGTATACGTGTTTAACCAATCATAGAGCGGAATGTCTAAAGCAGTTCCAGCTTGAGCCCATTGCGGCGCATGTACATGCAAATCGATAAAACCAGGTAAAAAATACTGGCCTTCTGCTAAACGATGAAAGTTTTCTTCATTCCGATAAGCATCTAGTAAGATTTGATAGTCATCATCTTCTGGGGCAATGACTTTTTCAATCAATCCGTTAGCATTGATACAGAAAAGATAATCCTTTAAGATTTGTATTTCTTTTGATGACTTGCTGGAAAAAGCAGTCCCTTGGAAAATTTTTGTATAGTTTTTCATATATTACACCTTAATGTTTGGATTTTTGTAAGGATTAAATGATCCTTACTCAGTACTATGTTATCGCATGAAATAATCGATTAATAGGTTATTAAATGGTTCCCATTACTTTGCGGCCTTTTGGCTGCGTGTTATTTGGGTTAGGTTCTAGTGTAATCCCAATATCATCAAACGATTGATCTTTAGGCATACGGTAGGTGATCAAGCCGTTGCCGTTTTGATCTGGTTTTATTGTTCCGGCATTTTGGCGATTTCCGTTATTTAATAGCCATACTTGATATACTTCATCATCTTTAGTTCCCGGCATATTGTTTAACTCAATGATCAGGCTGTTGTCATGCCCTTCTTGGAGAAGGTAGGCGGTTCCGTTTGCTGAAGCAGCTGTATCCTGTCCTTTTAAATTAAACGTTCTCACAATCTGGGTAGGGGAAGCCATTTCGTCTTCTAACGCTGTAATGGTATCTTTTAAGTGGAGGTTATACCATAGTAACCCAGTAAAACTTATTATTAATATGGCCGTCATACCCGCAGATAACGGTGAAAAATGCTTCGTTAAGAATAATTTTATTGGATATAGAGGGCTTTCCTTTTTAGCTTTTTCGGTTTTATCTTCTTTAAAAATAAAGTCCATAACTTCCATTTTAAGTGAATCTGGAGCATCCACTTCCTCCATATCATAAGAAAGCGTCTGCCATGTTTCCTGCAAAGATTCTAATTCATTCTGACAGTGGGCGCATGTTTTAAGATGGCGTTTAAATTGTTCTTTTTCATGTTCAGACAGTTGATCGATTATATACAAAGACAGGTTTTCGCATTTATTTTCCATGCCGAACTCCTCCTGTTTCTTCGCTAAAATAATTTCGTAGTTTTTTTAAGGTTTGATTTAGACGGCTTTTAATGGTACCGAGCGGCTTCTCTTCCAGTTGTGCTATTTCGCTTAAGGAGTAGCCCTCCCAATACAACAAGTTGATAAGACGCTTTTGTGGTTCAGAGAGCTGGTGTTTTGCTTCTTGAATTTGCTGTTTTAATAGATTATTTGAAACTTCCTGCAGTACATGTTCTGACTGCTGTCCTTGGATTTTCTCCCATTCATTATGATCTAATTGGACCGTTCCTTTATGTTTATGTTCTTTACGAATCAGATCAATCGCAATATTTCGGGTAATGGTAAGAATCCAGTTTGCAAATTTACCCTGTGAAGCGCTGTAAGTCCGCTTTGTCGTCCAAAGACGGAGGAAAACCAGTTGGACAATTTCTTTTGTTTTCTCGGTGTCACCCTTTGTCATTTTTAATGAGAAGCTATAGATGAGATTTATGTAACGATCATACAGTTCTTCGAGTGCTGGACGATGATTTTGCACAATTAATTTAACCAGCTCTTCGTCCGACTTATTTTTCACAGCAAATTCTCCCCCTTTTTGAATCTGTTTTTAAATAGTATAAATCATAAGTTAGTTAAGGTGGAATGATAAAAGTGGGAAGAGGAAAAAGAACTGCCTAGCGTTGGGCAGTTCCATTGGAAGAATGCTACTGTGCAAATATTGTTTCGTTGTTAATAATAAACCAAACATCTTTGACCCCTTGGCCGTTTACATCACCAGGTGCTTTGTCGTTTACAAAGTAGTATAGCGGATAGCCTTTGTAGGTTGTCTGTTTCTTACCGGTATCTTCACGAGTAATTGTTCCGAAGTCATCTTTATTGAATCCATCAGGAGCGTCTAGATGTTCAGAATAGAAAGCAGGCCAGTTTTCAAGACATTCACCACTGCAGTTTGTTGTATTAGGCTTATCTTTCGTAAAGTAATAAAGTGCCATGCCTTGAGCATCAGCAAGGTACTTGCCTGTTTTTTCATTTTCCATCAGCTTCAGTGCTGATACCGGTTCCTCTGCAGTTGTTTCTTCTACTGGATCTTTTTTGTCCGCATCCTCAGAGCTGCATCCTCCAAGAAGTATACCTGCTAAAAGAAAAGTGAATAGCCACATAAACTGTTTCATCACTAAATCCTCCTCCGCATCTATTCTTTTCACTAAAGGTAACGAAAGAAAATTAGAAAAGGTTCGATTTAAATTTTTACTTGTTGTTAACTTAAAAACATAAGAAATACAAGTATCTTAGGAATGGTGCCAAGGCAGAAATAAATTGTGATAAAGGGACTTTTGCGATTGAAAATAATACTTTATATATAACGAAAATATTGGTAAATTTTAGTATAATTAAATTAGACAAATTTAATTGCAAAGAAGGGATAACATTGAAAGAAACGATTTATGATTACGAGGATTTAATGGAAATGTTAGATTCCTTATTGAGAGAGCCAACTCAGTTTTGGGATCACTTTTATACTGAACGTGATCGAGATGTTCCGTTTTTTGTTAACTCTCCAGATGAAAATTTAGTTTGTTACTTTGAAAATAATCTTTTTAAGCCAGGAAAAGTTCTCGAATTGGGCTGTGGCCCAGGTCGAAACGCCATTTATTTTGCTGAAAAAGGCTGTACGGTTGATGCCGTAGATTTATCACAAGAGTCTCTTAAATGGGCAGAAGAGCGAGCAAATGAAAAGAATGTCCATGTAAACTTCATCAATGAAAATATCTTTGCATTAGACATCGAGGAAGGTACATATGACATAGTGTATGATTCAGGCTGCTTTCACCATATTGCTCCTCACCGAAGAATGAGTTACATAAATTTAGTAAAAAAAGCTTTAAAACCAAATGGCTTCTTTGCCATTACTTGTTTTGTTCCAGGTGGGGCGTTAGGCGGTGCGGAAATAACAGATTGGGAGGTATATAGATTAAGAAGCCTAAAAGGAGGATTGGGCTTTACTGATGAAAAATTAAGATCCATCTTTAAGGATTTCAAGGAAATTGAGATAAGAAAAATGAAGGAAATTAAACAGCCTAATGATGTTTTTGGTGTATCTGGCTTGTTGACTGCGCTATTTCAATCATGAAAATGTCGGGATATAAAAATATCTTTGGAGTGATAGCATGGAAATTAGAAAAGCAAATGCAAATGATATACCTGAATTAGCGGCGTTAATGACTCAACTTGGATATCCAACTACTATTGAAAAGATGAAACTTAGATTTACCCATATTGAATCAAGCTTAAGCTACTACACATTGGTAGCTACTATTGATGACAAAGTTGTTGGAATGATCGGTTTAGTAATAGGATTCTATTATGAAATGGATGGTTCCTATGCTCGAATTGTAGCCTTCGTCGTAGATTCGGACTATCGCAATAAAGGGATAGGCATGAAACTAATAGAAGAAGCAGAGAACTGGGCTAGAAGTACAGGAGCTACTGGAATCGGACTAAACAGCGGAAAGAGTCAAGAGAGAGAAAATGCTTATAAATTTTATATTAAAATGGGCTATGCCGAAAAAAGTATTGGATTTGTTAAAAGTCTTATTTAAGCGGAGGATGGATGAAGATAGCAGCAAATTGATTTTTGAATATTAAAAGAAAAAATGGATTTTATAGTAAAATTTAGTGTATAATACGGAAAAATAAATTAATAAAGGATAATTCTTAGAAGAGGAGAGTAATAATCGAAGCTTCGATTATAGAGAGCTGGGGATGGTGGGATCCCGGTACGAAATCGATTATGAAGCGCACCTCGGAGAAGGCTTATTGAATGATAAGTAGATAAGTCCGGTTATAACCGTTACATTTTCAAGCAGGCTTTTTAAGCAAGTAGAGTGGTACCGCGAGCAAAACCCTCGTCTCTAAACGATTTTAGAGATGGGGTTTTTTTTATTACAAATTAGGAGGTTTGGTGATGAAGTACAAAAAAATAGTCATCTCATCTATTCAGGACACATTGATTAGTATGGGGATTGATAGTTTTTCTAAAGAAGAAATTGAAAAAATTCTAGAGGTTCCACCAAAACAGGAAATGGGCGACTATGCATTTCCGTGTTTTTTATTAGCCAAAAAGTTAAGAAAGGCACCTCCACAAATTGCTCAAGATCTTATGTTTAACATTAATCATGAATATATTGAAAAAATTGAGGCTGTTGGGCCATATGTAAACTTCTTTTTAGCAAAACAGAAAATTGGGCATGAAATTGTAATGGAAGTGCTTAATCAGAAGGAGAAGTTCGGAAGTCTGTCCATTGGTAATGGAAAAAACATCTCAATTGATCTTTCATCGCCTAATATTGCGAAGCCTTTTTCGATGGGCCATTTACGCTCTACTGTTATTGGGAACGCATTGGCGAATATCATGGAAAAGTGTGGGTTCACACCAATAAAGATAAATCATCTAGGTGACTGGGGTACACAATTTGGCAAGTTAATTACGGCTTATAAAATGTGGGGAAATGAAGAAAAAGTAAAAGCTAATCCGATTAAGGAATTACTCGCTTTGTATGTCCGGTTTCATGAAGAAGCGGAAAAAACACCAGGGCTTGAAGATACAGGACGATTATGGTTTAAAAGATTAGAGGAAGGAGATAAAGAAGCACTTTCATTATGGAAATGGTTCCGTGAAGAGTCTTTAAAGGAATTTGAACGGATCTATCAGCTTATGGGAATTGAGTTTCATTCATTTAATGGAGAGGCATTTTACAATGATAAGATGGATGAGGTTGTAGAACTACTCAATGAAAAACAGCTGCTTTCAGAATCAGATGGGGCGATGGTTGTTACTCTAGATGAACATGAAAGTCCACCGTGCCTTATAAAAAAATCGGATGGAGCAACATTGTATGCAACGAGAGATTTGGCTGCATCTCTTTTTAGAAAAAGAGAGTATGATTTTGCAAAAGCCTTATATGTAGTAGGCAGAGAACAGTCTCTTCACTTTAATCAAGTTTTTCATGTCTTAAAAAAGATGGGGTATGAATGGTCAGAAGATATGCACCACATCCCATTCGGAATGATGTTGAAAGATGGAAAGAAAATGTCGACTCGAAAGGGAAAAGTTGTTCTATTAGAAGAGGTGCTTGAAGAAGCGATTAAACTGGCAGCTAAAAATATTGAAGAGCGAAATCCTAATCTTGCAGACAAAGAAGAAGTAGCGAAGAGGGTTGGAGTAGGTGCTGTTATTTTTCATGATCTTAAAAATGATCGCTTACATGATATTGAGTTTTCTCTTGAAGCGATGCTCACCTTTGAGGGAGAAACTGGACCGTACGTACAATATACACATGCACGTGCATGCTCTATCCTGAGAAAAGGAAAATTAGAGGAACAAGGTCTGTTTTCTTATGAAACCTATGAAGATGATAGGGCCTGGGCTATTTTATCCTTACTAATGAAATTTGAAGATGTCATTAAACATGCATACAATCAGTTTGACCCTTCGCAAATTGCAAAATATACAATAGATCTTTCACAAGCTTTTAACAAATATTACGGAACCGTCCAAATTTTAAAGGAAGATGATCAACAGCAAGCACGCTTACAGTTAGTAAAGGCAGTAGCAATTGTTTTAAAAGAAGGATTGCGTTTGTTAGGACTTAAAGCTCCTGAGCAAATGTGATAGGTCCGATCGTTATTCAAAATGATTTTTACTCGTTTTGTAAATATGCCCTGTGAATAAAGATATATATTCGCTAATAAAATTAATATTATTCAGATAAGATGAGTGGATGTCCTCTTATGACAAAAAATAACGGGGGAATGAGTATGATAAAAAATGAAAATGAAAAGGGAATATTTTTAATCACTGGTATAATGGCATCTGGTAAATCTACAATTGCTCAACTTCTTTCAGAGCGTATGGATAAGAGTGTCCATGTTCGTGGAGATGTGTTTAGAAAAATGATAGTAAATGGTGAAGTTGGAATGTCAGGTACCCCTTCCGATGAAGCGTTAGAGCAATTACGACTTCGATATAAACTTGCTGCTTATGTAGCAGACGAATATTTCAAATTAGGATTTAATGTGGTATTGCAGGATGTAATAATTGGTCCTATGCTACAAGATGTTGTTGAGTATATCCAGCAAGGGCCTCTGTATGTAATTGTTTTATCGCCTAGCCCTGATGTTGTTGCTGCTAGGGAAGCATCTCGCCAGAAAAAAGGATACGGTGCATTAGATATTGCTTCTCTTGAAAGAGTCTTGCAATCAGAAACACCACGGATTGGTATGTGGATCGATTCTTCAAATTTAACCCCAGATGAGACTGTTGATGAAATTTTAAAGAGAGTTTATTCAGAAGCGGAAATTTAACATGTTAAAAACGAAGGAGGTCGCTGAAAGAAATTGGCGACCTCCTTCGTTTTTTAAAAAAATGAGCTTTACAAAGATTACTT from Cytobacillus dafuensis encodes:
- a CDS encoding heavy metal translocating P-type ATPase, which translates into the protein MEVTNYVEIKGMHCAACAVRIEKAVGKIDGVTHVNINLTTEKGRITFQKERTGISEVINKINKIGFEAKEIIVENVPTDREKRKEIKILQWNFFISALLTFPLAWAMFAHFEWASFIQVPKLFINPLFQLGITIPIQFIIGFPFYERAWKALKNRSANMDVLVVLSTTAAFFYSHYLTVSSLFSKNPSHSIWLFYETSAFIITFVLLGKLLEAKTKLKTTEAIKKLYQLQTKTATLFANGRELKLPVENLSIGDVVLLKPGEKVPIDGQVIKGNSLIDESLLTGESIPVEKGIGKFVYAGTMNQNGVLTIKVTKINSETTLSQIIRIVEEAQSSKAPIQHIADKITGIFVPIVIMIAVLTFVAWYYVYLPGHFYEALEKVITVLIIACPCALGLATPTSVMVGSGRAAQLGILFKEGKFLELLCKSNVVIFDKTGTITKGEANITNMYVEHFSENAFLEIIGAAESASNHPLAKAIVKNVHTKIKTLPSASQVLNLPGYGVKASVHGKEVVIANPRYYMEKNIPLPIKANNLVKELEQEGKTVMVAVINSKFAGIIAVADEVKSSSKKAILFLKKLGIEVIMLTGDNQNTARSVAQKVGIHKFRAEVTPQEKAEMIKHLQKKGNRVAMVGDGINDAPALAVADVGIAIGTGSDIAIESGNVTIITGDLMRVVDAFTISKRTMINIKQNFVWAFFYNIFMIPFAMLGIMPPWLAGAAMALSSVSVVLNSLRLRNA
- a CDS encoding alpha/beta hydrolase produces the protein MIREDFTFQAADGAEIFYCKWADPKNETINGIVQIAHGMAEHILRYEDFARYLVERGYLVYGHDHRGHGQTAKKQEDAGYFTDSEGFEQVVRDVKQLTDLIQTDHPSAPIILFGHSMGSFIARRYVQLFGNQLAGAIFCATGGNPGLVGKVGRFIAERECRKKGRRTASPMLDQLSFGSFNKQFKPSRTSFDWLSRDEKQVDLYIADPACGNIFSAGFFVDLLTGLLTIHRPEEINKIPKTLPLFLIAGDKDPVGKNGKGVTQVYQQYERAGIGDISIKLYEGARHEILNETNREEVFDDIATWIAGICTRS
- a CDS encoding S66 family peptidase translates to MLIKPKKLETGDLVATVSPSWGGAGDPELRWRYEQGVRRLEEVFGLRVVPMPNSLKGSEYLYHNPQARAEDLMNAFKDKSIKAIFANIGGEDSIRLLPYIDFNVIKENPKIFVGYSDVTISHLFCHRAGISSFYGPAILVDFAENVEMDPYTVEMVKRTFFSNEVIGEIPSAKEWTSEFLEWDEVNKNRRRKMKQNSGCEILQGSGVVKGRLVGGCMEVLEFAKGTDIWPAQKYWEDSILFFETSEEKPDPGLIKYWLRNYAAQGILQRANGIIFGKPLEEMYYEEYKAEIQRVMMEYDLVDLPILYNMNFGHTEPKFILPYGAMAEINCDKGTFAILESGVQ
- the guaD gene encoding guanine deaminase; the encoded protein is MKNYTKIFQGTAFSSKSSKEIQILKDYLFCINANGLIEKVIAPEDDDYQILLDAYRNEENFHRLAEGQYFLPGFIDLHVHAPQWAQAGTALDIPLYDWLNTYTFPIESKFADLDFAKNVYQDVVSTLLANGTTTALYFATVHKEASLLLAEICAEKGQRGLVGKVVMDNPEQSPDYYRDADTPTALADTEEFILAVKELAKSTKQGVYPVVTPRFIPSCTDDALKGLGELAAKYDTYVQSHCSESDWEHGYVQDRFNKNDAFALHDFGLLRDKSVMAHCNFLDDDDAGLFTETGTAVCHCPISNAYFANSVIPIAHLHAKGVEIGLGSDISGGFSPSLFDNARQAVISSRMLEDGVNTTLPAQERGMPKSRITINEAFYFATAGGGESLSLPIGRLAENYTWDVQIIDTALDSAKLPIYDANEDLHDVFQKIMYLTRPENIREVWVQGEKVHSRK
- a CDS encoding anti-sigma factor, whose translation is MENKCENLSLYIIDQLSEHEKEQFKRHLKTCAHCQNELESLQETWQTLSYDMEEVDAPDSLKMEVMDFIFKEDKTEKAKKESPLYPIKLFLTKHFSPLSAGMTAILIISFTGLLWYNLHLKDTITALEDEMASPTQIVRTFNLKGQDTAASANGTAYLLQEGHDNSLIIELNNMPGTKDDEVYQVWLLNNGNRQNAGTIKPDQNGNGLITYRMPKDQSFDDIGITLEPNPNNTQPKGRKVMGTI
- a CDS encoding RNA polymerase sigma factor, whose amino-acid sequence is MKNKSDEELVKLIVQNHRPALEELYDRYINLIYSFSLKMTKGDTEKTKEIVQLVFLRLWTTKRTYSASQGKFANWILTITRNIAIDLIRKEHKHKGTVQLDHNEWEKIQGQQSEHVLQEVSNNLLKQQIQEAKHQLSEPQKRLINLLYWEGYSLSEIAQLEEKPLGTIKSRLNQTLKKLRNYFSEETGGVRHGK
- a CDS encoding COG4315 family predicted lipoprotein yields the protein MKQFMWLFTFLLAGILLGGCSSEDADKKDPVEETTAEEPVSALKLMENEKTGKYLADAQGMALYYFTKDKPNTTNCSGECLENWPAFYSEHLDAPDGFNKDDFGTITREDTGKKQTTYKGYPLYYFVNDKAPGDVNGQGVKDVWFIINNETIFAQ
- a CDS encoding class I SAM-dependent methyltransferase; the protein is MKETIYDYEDLMEMLDSLLREPTQFWDHFYTERDRDVPFFVNSPDENLVCYFENNLFKPGKVLELGCGPGRNAIYFAEKGCTVDAVDLSQESLKWAEERANEKNVHVNFINENIFALDIEEGTYDIVYDSGCFHHIAPHRRMSYINLVKKALKPNGFFAITCFVPGGALGGAEITDWEVYRLRSLKGGLGFTDEKLRSIFKDFKEIEIRKMKEIKQPNDVFGVSGLLTALFQS
- a CDS encoding GNAT family N-acetyltransferase, producing the protein MEIRKANANDIPELAALMTQLGYPTTIEKMKLRFTHIESSLSYYTLVATIDDKVVGMIGLVIGFYYEMDGSYARIVAFVVDSDYRNKGIGMKLIEEAENWARSTGATGIGLNSGKSQERENAYKFYIKMGYAEKSIGFVKSLI